One Actinomadura viridis genomic region harbors:
- a CDS encoding TetR/AcrR family transcriptional regulator, producing MAHRASGGTGEHSWQWSRTAETRRTMLRAAREVFTERGFAEAGVAEVVERAGVSVGSLYHHFGGKREIFLALWTDHQDAYERSAAAAVAEARSAGEDDPLELLVHGARAFLWDCWERRHLVRLFMDGDAPPGFELTRRTRGREWVRRNAALLGTGDGPAARVTVAVLTTVIGEAGREVAECAAEEEAAAVIDTALLLIRRLDPLGAAGGPE from the coding sequence ATGGCACACAGGGCGAGCGGCGGCACGGGCGAGCACTCCTGGCAGTGGAGCCGCACGGCCGAGACCCGCCGGACGATGCTGCGGGCGGCGCGGGAGGTCTTCACCGAACGCGGCTTCGCCGAGGCGGGCGTGGCGGAGGTGGTGGAGCGCGCCGGGGTCAGCGTCGGCAGCCTCTACCACCACTTCGGCGGTAAGCGGGAGATCTTCCTGGCCCTCTGGACGGACCACCAGGACGCCTACGAGCGCAGCGCGGCCGCCGCCGTCGCCGAGGCGCGCTCGGCCGGCGAGGACGACCCGCTCGAACTCCTCGTCCACGGCGCGCGGGCGTTCCTGTGGGACTGCTGGGAGCGCCGCCATCTGGTCCGGCTCTTCATGGACGGCGACGCCCCGCCCGGGTTCGAGCTGACGCGGCGGACACGGGGCCGGGAGTGGGTCCGCCGGAACGCGGCGCTGCTGGGAACGGGCGACGGGCCGGCCGCCCGGGTCACCGTGGCCGTCCTCACCACGGTCATCGGCGAGGCGGGCCGCGAGGTCGCCGAGTGCGCGGCGGAGGAGGAGGCGGCGGCCGTCATCGACACCGCCCTCCTGCTCATCCGCCGCCTGGACCCCCTCGGCGCGGCGGGCGGGCCGGAGTAA
- a CDS encoding acyltransferase family protein, translated as MPASSQSPAGPCPPTSATTSANTAPPPPAAAPSAPRPPAPPVARADAPPAATSPPPPAPAGGRTRLEWLDALRGLAAIVVVFEHSLDVLFPEIRAGVSPWFDFGRYGVFVFFIVSGYIVPASLERRGSVREFWIGRMFRLYPLWAVAAVIGVGIGLAKVAWDPPGQLTEQPGISALAHLTMLQDLLAVPNAVSVFWTLSYEMVFYLLVTAMFVAGVHKASAATAAAFAVAAAAAGALLPTGLLSARAPMGAIVATALVMAVGLVAVMSGHRAARRCGVALLGVLALALVTVNSRVGGVESLAIIATMFAGTGIYRIQHARTRRWPAVALVALVPVLTVAAGAGLALTERTAAYQATGVWGWPAAVAAAWLTFLAGLALRGRRFPRFLPWLGVISYSIYLLHIPVVQVIWRITDEPEAVSAPVRLLWLLVLAAGVLVTSALAYRHIELPMQRMGRRVIRMRRAARTAPAAETGRPSPATATGSG; from the coding sequence ATGCCCGCCAGCTCTCAGTCTCCCGCCGGTCCTTGTCCGCCCACCAGCGCCACCACCTCGGCGAACACCGCTCCCCCGCCTCCCGCCGCCGCCCCGTCCGCGCCACGGCCCCCCGCCCCGCCCGTCGCGCGGGCGGACGCCCCTCCGGCCGCGACGTCCCCGCCGCCGCCCGCACCGGCGGGCGGCCGGACGCGCCTCGAATGGCTGGACGCGCTGCGCGGGCTGGCCGCCATCGTCGTCGTGTTCGAGCACTCGCTGGACGTGCTGTTCCCCGAGATCCGCGCGGGGGTGAGCCCCTGGTTCGACTTCGGCCGTTACGGGGTGTTCGTCTTCTTCATCGTCAGCGGCTACATCGTGCCCGCCTCTCTCGAACGCCGGGGCAGCGTCCGGGAGTTCTGGATCGGCCGGATGTTCCGGCTCTACCCGCTGTGGGCGGTGGCGGCGGTCATCGGGGTGGGGATCGGCCTGGCCAAGGTCGCCTGGGATCCGCCGGGCCAGCTGACCGAACAGCCGGGGATCTCGGCCCTGGCCCATCTGACCATGCTCCAGGATCTGCTGGCGGTGCCGAACGCGGTCAGCGTCTTCTGGACGCTGTCGTACGAGATGGTGTTCTACCTCCTGGTCACGGCCATGTTCGTGGCGGGCGTGCACAAGGCGAGCGCGGCGACGGCGGCGGCCTTCGCCGTCGCCGCCGCGGCGGCCGGAGCGCTGCTTCCGACCGGCCTGCTGTCCGCCCGCGCCCCGATGGGCGCCATCGTGGCCACCGCCCTGGTCATGGCGGTGGGCCTGGTCGCGGTGATGAGCGGGCACCGGGCCGCCCGGCGCTGCGGCGTGGCGCTCCTGGGCGTCCTGGCGCTGGCGCTGGTCACGGTCAACAGCCGGGTCGGCGGCGTGGAGAGCCTGGCCATCATCGCCACGATGTTCGCGGGCACCGGCATCTACCGGATCCAGCACGCCCGGACCCGCCGGTGGCCGGCGGTCGCGCTGGTCGCGCTGGTGCCGGTGCTGACCGTCGCGGCCGGCGCCGGCCTGGCCCTCACCGAACGGACGGCCGCCTACCAGGCGACCGGTGTCTGGGGGTGGCCGGCGGCCGTCGCCGCGGCCTGGCTGACCTTCCTGGCCGGCCTGGCCCTGCGCGGCCGCCGGTTCCCCCGGTTCCTGCCCTGGCTCGGTGTGATCAGCTACTCGATCTACCTGCTGCACATCCCGGTGGTCCAGGTCATCTGGCGGATCACCGACGAGCCGGAGGCCGTCTCCGCCCCCGTCCGGCTGCTCTGGCTGCTGGTCCTGGCGGCCGGGGTGCTGGTGACCTCGGCGCTCGCGTACCGGCACATCGAGCTTCCCATGCAGCGCATGGGGCGGCGCGTCATCCGTATGCGGCGAGCGGCCCGGACGGCTCCGGCAGCGGAGACCGGGCGGCCGTCTCCGGCCACGGCCACCGGATCCGGGTAG
- a CDS encoding terpene synthase family protein, translated as MQPFELPDFYVVHPARLNPHVEGARLHSTEWARRMGMLDDTRDPGTPEIWDEEKLAAMDYALLCAYTHPDCAAPELDLITDWYVWVFYFDDHFLEVYKKPRDQEGARAYLDRLCAFMGPEPPEPRNAAERGLADLWARTVPARSASWRARFAESTENLVRESLWELSNITDDRVPNPVEYIEVRRKVGGAPWSADLVEHAVNAEVPERVAGTRPLRVLKDAFSDGVHLRNDIFSYQRETEREGEVNNCVLVVERFLGVGPQRAAEVVNDMLTSRLRQFENTALTEVPHIFEEHALDPAERAAVFAYVKGLQDWQSGGHEWHLRSSRYMNRGAVSRAPGGPSGLGTTAARLATALRAAAPSPLAAPFRPVGPAPLPEFTMPYEARVNPHRERAGHAVVRWCGAMGMYEPVARHPDPVWTAELLDGFAFAVCAASLDPDSTAEELEQATQWLAWGTYGDDYFPAIFFRDRDMAGAKAFVARMPLFMPLDCGATPPPATPVEAGLADLWRRTAAPMPMSGREEFRATVEDMVESWLWELHNHMQDRIPDPVDYLEMRRRTFGSDLTMCLTRLAHGNRVPPEVYRTRVIQGMENAVMDYACLLNDVFSYQKEVEFEGERLNGVLAVEHMLGCGRDAAVAIVDDLMTSRLRQFQRTAAEELPLLFEEFGLDEEAREILGGYVVELQNWMAGILKWHRETRRYGEEDLLRRYGRRHRLLPGPNGPGTSATRIRWPWPETAARSPLPEPSGPLAAYG; from the coding sequence ATGCAGCCGTTCGAGCTTCCAGATTTCTACGTCGTACATCCCGCCCGCCTCAACCCGCACGTGGAGGGGGCGCGCCTGCACAGCACGGAATGGGCCCGGCGGATGGGCATGCTGGACGACACCCGTGATCCGGGCACACCGGAGATCTGGGACGAGGAGAAGCTCGCCGCGATGGACTACGCGCTGCTGTGCGCCTACACCCATCCCGACTGCGCGGCGCCCGAGCTCGACCTGATCACCGACTGGTACGTGTGGGTGTTCTACTTCGACGACCACTTCCTGGAGGTCTACAAGAAGCCGCGCGACCAGGAGGGCGCCCGGGCCTACCTCGACCGGCTCTGCGCGTTCATGGGCCCGGAGCCGCCGGAGCCGCGGAACGCGGCGGAACGGGGCCTGGCCGACCTGTGGGCGCGCACCGTCCCGGCGCGGTCGGCGAGCTGGCGGGCACGGTTCGCCGAGAGCACCGAGAACCTGGTGCGCGAGTCGCTGTGGGAGCTGTCGAACATCACCGACGACCGGGTGCCGAACCCGGTGGAGTACATCGAGGTGCGGCGCAAGGTCGGCGGCGCGCCCTGGTCGGCCGACCTGGTCGAGCACGCGGTGAACGCCGAGGTTCCCGAGCGGGTCGCCGGCACCCGCCCGCTCCGGGTGCTCAAGGACGCCTTCTCCGACGGGGTCCACCTGCGCAACGACATCTTCTCCTACCAGCGCGAGACCGAGCGGGAGGGCGAGGTCAACAACTGCGTGCTGGTGGTCGAGCGGTTCCTGGGCGTCGGGCCGCAGCGCGCCGCCGAGGTCGTCAACGACATGCTCACCTCGCGGCTGCGCCAGTTCGAGAACACCGCGCTCACCGAGGTGCCGCACATCTTCGAGGAGCACGCCCTGGACCCTGCGGAACGGGCCGCGGTGTTCGCCTACGTCAAGGGACTGCAGGACTGGCAGTCGGGCGGCCACGAGTGGCATCTGCGCTCCAGCCGCTACATGAACCGCGGCGCGGTGTCGCGGGCGCCCGGCGGGCCGTCCGGGCTGGGCACCACGGCGGCCCGGCTGGCCACGGCGCTGAGGGCCGCGGCACCCAGCCCGCTGGCCGCCCCCTTCCGCCCGGTCGGACCGGCACCGCTCCCGGAGTTCACCATGCCGTACGAGGCGAGGGTGAACCCCCACCGCGAGCGCGCCGGCCACGCCGTCGTCCGCTGGTGCGGGGCGATGGGCATGTACGAGCCGGTGGCGAGGCACCCCGACCCCGTCTGGACGGCGGAGCTGCTGGACGGCTTCGCGTTCGCCGTCTGCGCCGCCTCGCTCGACCCGGACTCCACCGCCGAGGAGCTGGAGCAGGCGACCCAGTGGCTGGCCTGGGGCACCTACGGCGACGACTACTTCCCCGCGATCTTCTTCCGCGACCGGGACATGGCCGGCGCCAAGGCGTTCGTGGCCCGGATGCCGCTGTTCATGCCGCTGGACTGCGGCGCCACCCCGCCGCCGGCCACACCGGTGGAGGCGGGGCTGGCCGACCTGTGGCGCCGGACCGCGGCCCCGATGCCGATGAGCGGCCGCGAGGAGTTCCGCGCGACGGTGGAGGACATGGTTGAGAGCTGGCTGTGGGAGCTGCACAACCACATGCAGGACCGCATCCCCGACCCGGTCGACTACCTGGAGATGCGGCGCCGCACGTTCGGCTCGGACCTGACGATGTGCCTGACCCGCCTGGCGCACGGCAACCGGGTCCCGCCCGAGGTGTACCGCACCCGCGTGATCCAGGGCATGGAGAACGCGGTCATGGACTACGCCTGCCTGCTCAACGACGTCTTCTCGTACCAGAAGGAGGTCGAGTTCGAGGGGGAGCGTCTCAACGGCGTGCTGGCCGTGGAGCACATGCTCGGCTGCGGCAGGGACGCGGCGGTGGCGATCGTCGACGACCTCATGACCTCGCGGCTGCGGCAGTTCCAGCGGACGGCCGCCGAGGAGCTCCCCTTGCTCTTCGAGGAGTTCGGGCTCGATGAGGAGGCCCGGGAGATCCTCGGCGGCTACGTCGTGGAGTTGCAGAACTGGATGGCCGGGATCCTCAAGTGGCATCGCGAGACGCGCCGCTACGGCGAGGAGGACCTGCTCCGGCGGTACGGCCGGCGCCACCGGCTCCTGCCCGGCCCCAACGGCCCGGGCACGTCCGCTACCCGGATCCGGTGGCCGTGGCCGGAGACGGCCGCCCGGTCTCCGCTGCCGGAGCCGTCCGGGCCGCTCGCCGCATACGGATGA
- a CDS encoding CE1759 family FMN reductase, with translation MTARTLAVVSAGLSEPSSTRLLADRLAAATAAALPGETEVVTAELREHAHDLAANLVTGFAPRPLRAAIDAVTGADGLIAVTPIFNASYGGLFKTFFDVLDQDALEGRPVLIGATGGTARHSLALEFAVRPLLAYLRAQVVPTAVYAASEDWASPGGLTERIARAGAELAAAIGGRAPVVRDDPYADPVPFEELLKAGGH, from the coding sequence ATGACCGCACGCACCCTGGCCGTCGTCTCGGCGGGGCTGAGCGAGCCCTCGTCGACCCGGCTGCTGGCGGACCGGCTCGCCGCGGCGACCGCCGCGGCGCTGCCCGGCGAGACCGAGGTCGTCACCGCCGAGCTGCGCGAGCACGCCCACGACCTGGCCGCCAACCTGGTCACCGGGTTCGCGCCGCGGCCGCTGCGCGCGGCGATCGACGCGGTGACCGGGGCGGACGGCCTGATCGCGGTCACCCCGATCTTCAACGCCTCCTACGGCGGGCTGTTCAAGACCTTCTTCGACGTTCTGGACCAGGACGCGCTGGAGGGCAGGCCGGTGCTCATCGGGGCGACCGGCGGCACCGCCCGGCACTCGCTGGCGCTGGAGTTCGCCGTGCGCCCGCTGCTGGCCTACCTGCGAGCCCAGGTCGTCCCGACGGCCGTGTACGCGGCCTCGGAGGACTGGGCGAGCCCCGGCGGGCTGACCGAGCGGATCGCCCGGGCCGGCGCGGAGCTGGCCGCGGCGATCGGCGGCCGTGCCCCGGTCGTCCGGGACGACCCGTACGCCGACCCCGTCCCGTTCGAGGAGCTGCTGAAGGCGGGCGGGCACTGA
- a CDS encoding LLM class flavin-dependent oxidoreductase, which translates to MEFGIFTVGDVTTDPTDGRTPTEAERIKAMVTIALKAEEVGLDVFATGEHHNPPFVPSSPTTMLGYIAARTERLILSTSTTLITTNDPVKIAEDYAMLQHLADGRVDLMMGRGNTGPVYPWFGKDIRDGIPLAIENYHLLHRLWREDVVDWEGKYRTPLQSFTSTPRPLDGVPPFVWHGSIRSPQIAEQAAYYGDGFFANNIFWPKDHFIRLIELYRRRYEHYGHGKADQAIVGLGGQVFMRKNSQDAVREFRPYFDNAPVYGHGPSLEEFTAETPLTVGSPQQVIDRTLGFRDAFGDYQRQLFLMDHAGLPLKTVLEQLDILGEEVVPVLRKEFEALRPAHVPATAPTHADLVAAARAERPAGTAEGTGAEGEEAVR; encoded by the coding sequence GTGGAATTCGGGATCTTCACCGTCGGCGACGTCACCACCGACCCCACCGACGGCCGCACGCCGACGGAGGCGGAGCGGATCAAGGCGATGGTGACCATCGCGCTGAAGGCCGAGGAGGTGGGCCTGGACGTGTTCGCCACCGGCGAGCACCACAACCCGCCGTTCGTGCCCTCGTCGCCGACCACCATGCTCGGCTACATCGCCGCCCGCACCGAGCGGCTGATCCTGTCGACGTCCACCACGCTGATCACCACCAACGACCCGGTGAAGATCGCCGAGGACTACGCGATGCTGCAGCACCTGGCCGACGGCCGGGTGGACCTCATGATGGGACGCGGCAACACCGGCCCGGTCTACCCCTGGTTCGGCAAGGACATCCGCGACGGGATCCCGCTCGCCATCGAGAACTACCACCTGCTGCACCGGCTGTGGCGGGAGGACGTGGTCGACTGGGAGGGCAAGTACCGCACGCCCCTGCAGTCCTTCACCTCCACGCCGCGCCCGCTGGACGGGGTGCCGCCCTTCGTCTGGCACGGCTCGATCCGCAGCCCGCAGATCGCCGAGCAGGCGGCCTACTACGGCGACGGATTCTTCGCCAACAACATCTTCTGGCCGAAGGACCACTTCATCCGCCTGATCGAGCTGTACCGGCGGCGGTACGAGCACTACGGCCACGGCAAGGCCGACCAGGCGATCGTGGGACTGGGCGGGCAGGTCTTCATGCGGAAGAACTCCCAGGACGCGGTCCGGGAGTTCCGGCCGTACTTCGACAACGCCCCGGTCTACGGGCACGGGCCGTCGCTGGAGGAGTTCACCGCCGAGACGCCCCTCACCGTGGGCAGCCCGCAGCAGGTGATCGACCGGACCCTGGGATTCCGCGACGCGTTCGGCGACTACCAGCGGCAGCTGTTCCTGATGGACCACGCCGGCCTGCCGCTCAAGACCGTCCTGGAGCAGCTGGACATCCTGGGCGAGGAGGTCGTGCCGGTGCTGCGCAAGGAGTTCGAGGCGCTGCGTCCCGCGCACGTCCCGGCGACCGCGCCCACGCACGCCGACCTCGTCGCGGCGGCCCGCGCCGAGCGGCCCGCCGGGACCGCGGAGGGCACCGGCGCCGAGGGAGAGGAGGCCGTCCGATGA
- a CDS encoding MerR family transcriptional regulator gives MSDVTIGIGELARRAGLPVRTVRFYCDEGLLAARRSAGGHRRFDPDAVERLRLVRRLRGLGLGLPSIAGVLNGERALDEAVAAERAALDVEVAALAWRRASLRAVEEAGPAERAARLDLLAAAGDGRSAHAAITGFWRDTMMAPLSPRMLAEFLDGVVPDPPADPTPAQVVAYAGMVAITADRGLVRRLRARGAVNAGLIADEGTLLRGIDEACRLAAPEALSGRAPRPGPALDRLVAAHAEVRGARDTPEFRRHLRTVLVDEAEPRMGRYWHLAGEVAGRRSILGAGHRWLVEALAVPA, from the coding sequence GTGAGCGACGTCACGATCGGAATCGGGGAGCTGGCCCGGCGGGCCGGCCTGCCGGTGCGGACCGTCCGGTTCTACTGCGATGAGGGCCTGCTCGCCGCCCGCCGCAGCGCGGGCGGGCACCGGCGGTTCGATCCGGACGCGGTCGAGCGGCTCCGGCTGGTGCGGCGCCTGCGCGGGCTGGGCCTGGGCCTGCCCTCGATCGCGGGCGTGCTGAACGGCGAACGCGCGCTCGACGAGGCCGTCGCCGCCGAGCGCGCCGCGCTGGACGTGGAGGTGGCGGCGCTCGCCTGGCGCCGCGCGTCGCTGCGCGCGGTCGAGGAGGCCGGGCCGGCCGAGCGGGCCGCCCGCCTGGACCTGCTGGCGGCGGCCGGGGACGGCCGGTCCGCCCACGCGGCGATCACGGGGTTCTGGCGGGACACGATGATGGCGCCCCTGTCCCCGCGGATGCTGGCGGAGTTCCTGGACGGGGTGGTGCCCGATCCGCCCGCCGATCCGACCCCGGCCCAGGTCGTCGCGTACGCCGGGATGGTCGCGATCACCGCCGACCGGGGGCTGGTCCGGCGGCTGCGCGCCCGCGGCGCGGTCAACGCCGGGCTGATCGCCGACGAGGGCACCCTGCTGAGGGGGATCGACGAGGCGTGCCGGCTGGCCGCGCCGGAGGCCCTCTCCGGACGCGCTCCGCGCCCGGGACCGGCCCTCGACCGGCTGGTCGCGGCGCATGCGGAGGTACGGGGCGCGCGCGACACCCCGGAGTTCAGGCGTCATCTGCGTACCGTGCTCGTCGATGAGGCCGAGCCCCGGATGGGCCGCTACTGGCACCTCGCGGGGGAGGTGGCAGGCCGGAGGTCGATCCTGGGTGCGGGCCACCGCTGGCTCGTGGAGGCGCTGGCGGTCCCGGCGTAG
- a CDS encoding maleylpyruvate isomerase family mycothiol-dependent enzyme — protein MSARPVPSGTPLPARRLAAGLREQTGAFAAAVDGADPGATVPTCPEWTVRDLVEHVGGAHRWAGRQVAGRLQGPEPLQPAEKTDPADWGEWLRAGADALAEACLREAGTEVWTFLGPRSALFWLRRLMADTAVHNADASLAAGRPYSIAGDLAADTLTEGLELLSLPDAAERRPALAELRGDGETLRFQPAGTEGRDEGDGWLITRTPRGVAWERAATGGDVVVRGPVADLLLVFSRRSAPAGARVEVEGERGVLDHWLAHTAF, from the coding sequence ATGAGCGCACGCCCCGTCCCGTCCGGCACCCCGCTGCCCGCGCGGCGGCTCGCCGCCGGCCTGCGCGAGCAGACCGGCGCGTTCGCCGCGGCGGTGGACGGCGCCGACCCCGGCGCCACGGTGCCGACCTGCCCGGAATGGACGGTACGGGATCTCGTGGAGCACGTCGGCGGGGCGCACCGCTGGGCCGGACGGCAGGTCGCCGGCCGCCTGCAAGGTCCCGAGCCCCTCCAGCCCGCCGAGAAGACCGACCCCGCGGACTGGGGCGAGTGGCTGCGCGCCGGAGCGGACGCCCTCGCCGAGGCGTGCCTGCGCGAGGCCGGCACCGAGGTGTGGACCTTCCTGGGGCCGCGTTCCGCGCTCTTCTGGCTCCGCCGGCTCATGGCCGACACCGCGGTGCACAACGCCGACGCCTCGCTGGCGGCCGGCCGCCCGTACTCCATCGCCGGCGATCTCGCCGCCGACACCCTCACCGAGGGCCTGGAACTGCTGTCCCTGCCCGACGCCGCCGAACGCCGGCCCGCCCTGGCCGAGCTGCGCGGCGACGGGGAGACGCTGCGGTTCCAGCCGGCCGGAACGGAAGGCCGGGACGAGGGGGACGGCTGGCTCATCACCCGTACTCCCCGGGGCGTCGCCTGGGAACGGGCCGCCACCGGCGGGGACGTGGTCGTCCGCGGCCCGGTCGCCGACCTGCTGCTGGTCTTCTCGCGCCGTTCCGCGCCCGCCGGCGCGCGGGTCGAGGTGGAGGGCGAGCGCGGTGTGCTCGACCACTGGCTGGCCCACACCGCCTTCTGA
- a CDS encoding DinB family protein, giving the protein MVTHVEGPDEPPETLTDPRELLTGYLDHYRDALLRKLDGLTGEQLRSTPLPSGWTPLELLRHLTYVEIRWFRWGFLGEALERPWGDRGPGPRDRSEPWHVPEEETFEELRAEFLETCERSRRIVAEAALDELARPGPHHPAPDRRPSLVWILFHLLQEYARHLGHLDAARELIDGRVGE; this is encoded by the coding sequence ATGGTGACGCATGTGGAGGGACCGGACGAGCCCCCGGAGACCCTGACCGATCCCCGGGAACTGCTGACCGGCTACCTCGACCACTACCGCGACGCTCTGCTGCGCAAGCTCGACGGGCTGACCGGTGAGCAGCTGCGCAGCACGCCGTTGCCCTCCGGATGGACGCCGCTGGAACTGCTGCGGCACCTGACCTACGTGGAGATCCGCTGGTTTCGGTGGGGCTTCCTCGGCGAGGCGTTGGAACGACCCTGGGGCGATCGCGGACCTGGGCCGCGCGACCGGAGCGAACCCTGGCACGTGCCCGAGGAGGAGACCTTCGAGGAGCTGAGGGCCGAGTTCCTGGAGACGTGCGAGCGGTCCCGGCGGATCGTCGCGGAGGCCGCGCTGGACGAGCTCGCCCGTCCGGGCCCGCACCACCCCGCTCCGGACCGGCGCCCGTCGCTCGTCTGGATCCTCTTCCACCTGCTCCAGGAGTACGCCCGCCACCTCGGCCACCTCGACGCGGCCCGCGAGCTGATCGACGGCAGGGTGGGCGAATGA
- a CDS encoding ATP-binding protein, whose product MPGVTVERRRQAGREAPEAAMSLTIADRRPGRLPDEPTSFVGRRGELAVLARLVGGCGLVTLTGPGGMGKSRLAVRAAARLGPSFEHGVRYVDLSGPRHPSLLAQTVGEAFGLPDQAPAAALDALVRHVARHRTLLVLDHCDDLTDGCAMLVEILLREAPGLRVLATGRRPLGIPGERVLPVPPLAVPAAVSTAVPSTVPPTVPDGGAHAGPCDAVRLFAERAAGAAPGWTLTEGDAAAVARLCDRLEGVPLAIELAAAQLRTLPAGRLAAGLDERIPRPCASVPGPVRERTLRAVIDWSHGLCPPGRRLLWARLSVLAGDFDLEDAERVCADAALPVGRIAGLLEELAAGSVVTRLDGDGGEEAGALRYRMPGTVREYGAERLELLGQTGVLRDRAFARFGAAIGRATAELGTAAQPRWLEWFGRERANVHAALEHGLRAAADEDVLRAVLGYGRILALRGLIGEARYWGARAFADRCPMTPRLRESAEMPALFGLLAVLQEDPEPARELMDRAAARARAACDDVRGLAYVRQAQGVAAFGAGRAEEAAGLLREARDLHRLAGNDDVLVPVGGVFLAAASALAGDPGAAVRYATEVVRETEAAGELWCRSYGLCVLGLATVLGGRPAPGMAEARAGLRIKRDLGDRPGIGLALDVIGVARTALGEAEPAARLFGAADASLGFTGATLLGAEHRRLRATYRSRAERLAGAEAFRAAYRRGAGLPFEAAVSEALGG is encoded by the coding sequence ATGCCTGGCGTCACCGTGGAGCGCCGGCGGCAGGCCGGTCGGGAGGCGCCGGAGGCGGCGATGTCGCTGACCATTGCGGACCGGAGGCCGGGCCGGTTGCCGGACGAGCCGACGAGCTTCGTCGGCCGCCGCGGCGAGCTGGCCGTGCTGGCGCGGCTGGTCGGCGGGTGCGGCCTGGTGACCCTCACCGGGCCGGGCGGCATGGGCAAGTCGCGGCTGGCGGTCCGCGCCGCGGCCCGGCTCGGCCCGTCCTTCGAGCACGGCGTGCGCTACGTCGACCTGTCCGGCCCGCGCCACCCCAGCCTGCTCGCGCAGACGGTGGGCGAGGCGTTCGGCCTGCCCGACCAGGCCCCGGCCGCGGCCCTGGACGCGCTGGTGCGCCACGTGGCCCGGCACCGGACGCTGCTGGTCCTCGACCACTGCGACGACCTGACCGACGGCTGCGCGATGCTGGTGGAGATCCTGCTGCGCGAGGCGCCCGGGCTGCGCGTCCTGGCCACCGGCCGGCGGCCGCTCGGCATCCCCGGCGAGCGCGTCCTGCCGGTGCCGCCGCTGGCCGTTCCGGCCGCCGTTTCGACCGCGGTGCCGAGCACCGTGCCGCCCACCGTCCCGGACGGGGGCGCCCACGCCGGGCCGTGCGACGCGGTGAGGCTGTTCGCCGAGCGGGCGGCGGGCGCGGCCCCGGGATGGACGCTCACCGAGGGGGACGCCGCCGCGGTGGCGCGGCTCTGCGATCGGCTGGAGGGCGTCCCGCTCGCGATCGAGCTGGCCGCCGCGCAGCTGCGGACGCTCCCGGCCGGCCGGCTCGCGGCCGGGCTGGACGAGCGGATCCCGCGGCCGTGCGCGTCCGTTCCCGGCCCGGTCCGGGAACGGACGCTGCGCGCGGTGATCGACTGGAGCCACGGGCTGTGCCCGCCGGGGCGGCGGCTGCTGTGGGCCCGGCTGTCGGTGCTGGCGGGCGACTTCGACCTGGAGGACGCCGAGCGCGTCTGCGCCGACGCCGCGCTGCCCGTCGGCAGGATCGCCGGGTTGCTGGAGGAGCTGGCCGCCGGGTCCGTCGTGACGCGCCTGGACGGAGACGGCGGAGAGGAGGCCGGAGCCCTCCGCTACCGGATGCCCGGCACCGTCCGCGAGTACGGGGCCGAGCGGCTGGAGCTGCTGGGCCAGACCGGTGTCCTGCGGGACCGCGCCTTCGCGCGGTTCGGCGCGGCGATCGGGCGTGCCACGGCCGAGCTGGGCACCGCCGCGCAGCCGCGCTGGCTGGAGTGGTTCGGCCGGGAGCGGGCCAACGTGCATGCCGCGCTGGAGCACGGGCTGCGCGCCGCAGCCGATGAGGACGTCCTCCGGGCGGTCCTGGGCTACGGCCGGATCCTTGCGCTGCGGGGCCTGATCGGTGAGGCGCGGTACTGGGGCGCGCGGGCGTTCGCGGACCGCTGCCCGATGACGCCGCGCCTCCGCGAGTCGGCCGAGATGCCGGCCCTGTTCGGGCTGCTGGCCGTTCTCCAGGAGGACCCCGAGCCCGCGCGGGAGCTGATGGACCGGGCCGCGGCGCGGGCCCGCGCGGCGTGCGACGACGTGCGCGGGCTGGCCTACGTCCGCCAGGCACAGGGCGTCGCGGCGTTCGGCGCCGGCCGCGCCGAGGAGGCGGCGGGGCTGCTGCGCGAGGCCAGGGACCTGCACAGGCTGGCGGGCAACGACGATGTGCTGGTCCCGGTGGGCGGGGTCTTCCTCGCGGCCGCCAGCGCGCTGGCCGGTGACCCCGGCGCCGCCGTCCGGTACGCGACCGAGGTGGTCCGGGAGACCGAGGCGGCCGGCGAGCTGTGGTGCCGGTCGTACGGCCTGTGCGTGCTCGGGCTCGCCACCGTCCTGGGCGGCCGGCCCGCACCGGGGATGGCCGAGGCGCGGGCCGGCCTGCGGATCAAGCGGGATCTCGGCGACCGGCCGGGCATCGGGCTGGCGCTGGACGTGATCGGCGTGGCCCGTACCGCGCTGGGCGAGGCCGAGCCGGCGGCCCGGCTGTTCGGCGCGGCGGACGCCTCGCTCGGCTTCACCGGTGCCACGCTGCTCGGCGCCGAGCACCGGCGGCTGCGCGCGACCTACCGGTCGAGGGCCGAACGGCTCGCCGGCGCGGAGGCGTTCCGGGCGGCCTACCGCCGCGGGGCCGGCCTGCCGTTCGAGGCCGCCGTCAGCGAGGCGCTGGGCGGGTAG